In one window of Synechococcus sp. M16CYN DNA:
- the ruvA gene encoding Holliday junction branch migration protein RuvA produces MIGWLQGRHVKCWTQGNRSGVLLVCSGVGYEVQVTSRYLQHLQLGNELTLWIHQVQREGVSSLFGFPYSQERDLFRLLIGVSGVGPQAGLALLHECKPQELIEAISSGDLKRLCQAQGIGKRTAERLAVDLRAPIEAFGGIESDQSIMERLPEVKGDLKLILVGLGYNEPEIYRAVQAVADGASGSPPSGDDQDGWLRGCLQWLSSESI; encoded by the coding sequence ATGATCGGCTGGCTGCAAGGACGGCACGTGAAGTGCTGGACTCAAGGAAATCGCAGTGGAGTGCTACTTGTCTGCTCAGGGGTCGGCTACGAGGTACAAGTGACTTCACGCTATCTACAGCATCTTCAGCTTGGCAACGAACTAACCCTCTGGATCCACCAAGTGCAGCGAGAAGGCGTCAGTAGCCTTTTCGGATTTCCATATAGCCAAGAACGAGATCTGTTCCGTTTACTGATCGGCGTCAGCGGCGTGGGCCCACAAGCTGGTTTAGCGCTACTCCATGAATGCAAGCCGCAGGAACTGATCGAAGCCATCAGCAGTGGTGACCTTAAACGGCTTTGTCAGGCGCAAGGAATCGGCAAGCGTACAGCTGAACGGCTGGCCGTCGACCTGCGCGCACCTATCGAAGCTTTCGGTGGAATCGAATCAGATCAGTCAATTATGGAGCGCTTACCCGAAGTCAAGGGCGATCTAAAGCTGATTCTAGTCGGTCTAGGCTACAACGAGCCCGAAATCTATCGGGCCGTGCAAGCCGTTGCCGACGGAGCCAGCGGTTCTCCGCCTTCTGGTGATGATCAAGATGGATGGTTGCGAGGTTGCCTTCAGTGGCTAAGTAGTGAATCCATTTGA
- the ispE gene encoding 4-(cytidine 5'-diphospho)-2-C-methyl-D-erythritol kinase has protein sequence MITVTAPAKVNLHLEVLGLRPDGFHELAMVMQSIDLADRLRLMNTADAQIVLACDDPSLSVGSDNLVLKAAELLRQRSGFEELGVLIYLEKRIPVGAGLAGGSSDGAAALVGLNALWKLGYTNADLESMAAELGSDMPFCVAGGTQLCFGRGERLEPVPTANDSLAVLLLKDPGVSVSTSWAYRRCKEMNANQYFQGEQAFESRRTELRNAVWLRPLRTDCPPPLRNDLQTVVESELTAVQTSLQLLSTLPNSLAVAMSGSGPSCFALFRDQRQCEQAAATLATRLNAAGLTAWTCSLRSNGVSIEP, from the coding sequence ATGATCACTGTGACGGCACCAGCTAAAGTGAATTTACATTTGGAAGTGTTGGGGCTTCGTCCGGACGGCTTCCATGAGCTGGCTATGGTGATGCAGAGCATTGATCTGGCAGATCGCCTTCGGCTCATGAACACGGCTGATGCGCAAATTGTGCTCGCCTGCGACGATCCCAGCCTAAGCGTTGGCAGCGACAATTTGGTATTGAAGGCAGCTGAATTGCTCCGGCAGCGTTCGGGTTTCGAGGAACTGGGGGTATTGATTTATTTAGAGAAACGGATCCCTGTCGGGGCCGGTCTAGCTGGGGGATCCAGCGATGGTGCGGCAGCTCTGGTCGGACTAAATGCGCTGTGGAAACTTGGCTACACCAATGCTGACCTGGAATCCATGGCCGCTGAACTCGGATCAGACATGCCGTTTTGTGTGGCCGGAGGTACCCAACTCTGTTTTGGTCGTGGCGAGAGGTTGGAACCAGTGCCCACTGCAAACGACTCCTTGGCTGTGCTTCTATTGAAAGACCCTGGAGTTAGTGTATCAACCTCCTGGGCGTATCGACGTTGTAAAGAGATGAATGCAAATCAATATTTCCAGGGAGAACAAGCGTTCGAATCCCGTCGAACGGAATTGCGTAACGCTGTTTGGCTTCGACCATTACGCACCGACTGCCCACCTCCCCTTAGAAACGATTTACAAACCGTGGTGGAATCCGAATTGACTGCGGTGCAGACATCGCTTCAACTCCTTAGCACCCTTCCAAATTCCCTCGCTGTAGCGATGAGCGGCTCGGGACCGAGCTGTTTCGCCCTATTTCGGGATCAGCGGCAGTGCGAGCAAGCGGCGGCGACGCTGGCTACGAGACTGAATGCAGCAGGACTCACGGCTTGGACTTGTTCGTTGCGGTCCAATGGTGTGAGCATTGAACCATGA
- a CDS encoding 23S rRNA (pseudouridine(1915)-N(3))-methyltransferase RlmH, producing the protein MNPSRCRILAVGKVRRGWIQEGIDLYLKRLPGLNVIELRDSTPEKEAEAVQAAIHPKENLIILMEQGEYLGSVLFAKRLEHLGNERLVFVIGGADGMTAKLKSRANWQLSLSPMTFPHELARLILVEQLFRAQTILQGGPYHRA; encoded by the coding sequence TTGAACCCCTCTCGTTGTCGGATTTTGGCAGTGGGAAAGGTGCGCCGCGGTTGGATTCAGGAAGGAATAGATCTTTACTTGAAACGATTACCTGGTCTCAATGTTATCGAGTTGCGCGATAGTACACCTGAAAAAGAAGCTGAAGCAGTCCAGGCTGCGATACATCCAAAGGAAAACCTCATAATTCTTATGGAACAAGGAGAATATTTGGGTTCCGTTCTTTTCGCGAAGCGCTTGGAACACTTAGGGAACGAGCGACTTGTTTTCGTGATCGGTGGTGCTGATGGAATGACTGCAAAGCTCAAATCACGAGCGAATTGGCAGCTCAGTCTTTCACCGATGACCTTCCCACACGAACTCGCGCGGCTGATTTTAGTCGAGCAATTATTCCGAGCCCAAACAATCCTTCAAGGTGGCCCTTACCATCGGGCCTAG
- a CDS encoding pentapeptide repeat-containing protein: MLTPFVCFTASTMAAMDVAKQVLIGADYSHKDLAGATFNLSNLREANLSGSDLHGASLYGAKLQDADLSNTDLREATLDSAVLIGTNLRNAVLEGAFAFNTRFTNVVITGADFTDVPMRADQIKSLCGVADGTNPVTGRDTRESLGCN; encoded by the coding sequence ATGCTGACCCCGTTTGTTTGTTTTACTGCGTCAACCATGGCAGCCATGGATGTGGCCAAGCAGGTGCTCATTGGCGCTGATTATTCCCATAAAGATCTAGCTGGGGCTACCTTCAACCTCAGCAATCTTCGAGAAGCTAACCTCTCTGGCTCTGATCTTCACGGAGCCAGTTTGTATGGAGCAAAGCTCCAGGACGCCGACCTCAGTAATACAGACCTGAGGGAAGCTACTTTGGATTCGGCTGTACTGATCGGCACCAACTTGCGCAACGCGGTATTGGAAGGCGCTTTTGCGTTCAACACCCGTTTCACTAATGTTGTGATCACCGGTGCCGATTTCACAGACGTACCCATGAGAGCTGATCAGATCAAAAGTCTCTGTGGTGTTGCGGACGGCACTAACCCCGTCACGGGCCGCGATACTCGTGAAAGTCTCGGCTGCAACTAA
- a CDS encoding pyruvate dehydrogenase complex E1 component subunit beta: protein MSGTLLFNALREAIDEEMARDPHVCVMGEDVGQYGGSYKVTKDLYEKYGELRVLDTPIAENGFTGMAVGAAMTGLRPIVEGMNMGFLLLAFNQISNNMGMLRYTSGGNFTIPTVVRGPGGVGRQLGAEHSQRLEAYFHAVPGIKIVACSTPTNAKGLMKAAIRDDNPVLFFEHVLLYNLTEELPKGDYTCALDQADLVRKGDDVTIITYSRMRYHCLKAIEQLDADGVSVELIDLISLKPLDMNTISRSIHKTHRVIVVEECMKTGGIGAELIALITEHCFDDLDACPIRLSSQDIPTPYNGSLENLTIIQPHQIVEAAKRVTCRTVQPGY, encoded by the coding sequence GTGTCAGGAACACTTCTCTTCAATGCTCTGCGAGAAGCCATCGATGAGGAGATGGCTCGCGACCCTCACGTTTGCGTGATGGGGGAGGATGTTGGTCAGTACGGCGGCAGTTACAAGGTCACTAAAGACCTGTATGAGAAATATGGTGAATTGAGAGTGCTTGATACTCCGATTGCTGAAAATGGTTTCACCGGAATGGCAGTCGGTGCTGCGATGACGGGGTTGAGGCCGATAGTGGAAGGTATGAATATGGGCTTTTTACTTCTCGCCTTTAATCAAATCTCTAATAACATGGGAATGTTGAGGTATACCAGTGGAGGTAATTTTACGATCCCAACGGTGGTACGCGGTCCAGGTGGTGTGGGTCGTCAGCTTGGCGCTGAGCACAGCCAGAGGCTTGAGGCCTATTTCCACGCTGTTCCTGGAATCAAAATTGTGGCATGCAGTACGCCCACGAACGCAAAGGGATTAATGAAGGCAGCAATCCGGGATGACAATCCGGTTCTTTTCTTTGAGCATGTCTTACTCTACAACCTTACAGAGGAGCTACCGAAAGGCGATTACACCTGTGCGCTCGATCAAGCGGATCTAGTGCGGAAAGGCGATGACGTCACAATTATCACATATTCAAGAATGAGATATCACTGTCTCAAGGCGATAGAACAACTCGATGCTGATGGAGTAAGTGTTGAGCTGATCGATTTGATTAGCTTGAAGCCGTTAGATATGAACACGATCAGTCGTTCTATTCATAAAACTCATCGCGTAATAGTGGTCGAAGAATGTATGAAAACTGGTGGCATTGGTGCTGAGCTCATAGCTTTAATTACGGAGCACTGTTTTGATGATCTTGACGCGTGCCCGATCCGCCTTTCGAGTCAAGATATTCCAACACCTTACAATGGCTCCCTTGAAAATCTAACCATTATTCAACCTCATCAAATCGTTGAGGCGGCAAAGCGAGTGACATGCCGGACAGTCCAGCCAGGGTATTGA
- a CDS encoding DUF3082 domain-containing protein: protein MINTTLSKETEKKQKDPIKGPLNFLSGALTAGCLAWLAINMSRRIVVYFTIHPPHYESPISQNIAVTLKTLLVGLSFIAVFSTSFVALGLMLVFFRSLFTKGYKSSA from the coding sequence ATGATCAATACCACTTTATCCAAAGAAACCGAGAAGAAACAAAAGGATCCGATCAAAGGTCCTCTTAACTTCTTATCCGGAGCTTTAACTGCGGGCTGCTTGGCTTGGCTAGCTATCAACATGAGTCGACGGATAGTTGTCTATTTCACAATCCATCCGCCCCACTATGAGTCGCCGATCTCCCAAAATATTGCGGTCACCTTGAAAACGCTTCTCGTCGGCTTATCGTTCATAGCCGTTTTCAGCACAAGTTTTGTAGCCCTTGGTTTGATGTTGGTCTTCTTTCGCAGCCTTTTTACAAAGGGCTATAAGAGCTCTGCCTAA
- the secD gene encoding protein translocase subunit SecD, protein MVRYQGWFAFVLALAIAAGIFLLRTPLEFGLDLRGGSQITVQVAPTAEITRVDSEVIQAVKAVLERRVNGLGVAESILQTVGETQLVLQIPGEQDPTSAVRIFGSTALLEFRAQKPGVEENLRKLRQLRSQVQAILSLRKEQIHSGELLNDEKFNLGKLKEAQERFGLDEKTMNETEQMQQLLEKVNEEIVQQFEAAALTGKDLVSAGRQPMQNNSNNWEVMLSFNGEGARAFAELTKLVAGTNRLLGIFLDGQVISEASVGPQFRAAGISGGSASISGNFTAEEARELEVQLRGGSLPLPVEVVAVRTVGPTLGTENIRRSLAAALSGLALVSVFMVSAYRLPGAVAVVALSLYVLFNLAVYALIPVTLTLPGIAGFILSVGMAVDANILIFERIKDELRSRNTLIRSIDTGFLEAFSSIMDGHLTTLISCGALFFFGTGLVKGFAVTLGLGVLLSLFTALTCTRTLLRFLMSYPALRSSSNFLPNRQLSTSSA, encoded by the coding sequence ATGGTGCGCTATCAGGGTTGGTTTGCTTTTGTTCTTGCTCTAGCAATCGCAGCTGGAATATTCTTACTCCGGACTCCTTTAGAGTTTGGTTTGGATCTCCGGGGCGGTAGTCAGATTACTGTGCAGGTTGCTCCTACAGCAGAAATCACTCGCGTTGATTCAGAAGTAATTCAGGCAGTGAAAGCAGTGCTTGAACGTCGTGTTAATGGTCTTGGTGTAGCCGAATCGATCCTACAAACCGTGGGAGAAACTCAGTTGGTGCTGCAGATCCCAGGTGAGCAGGATCCCACGAGCGCCGTAAGGATTTTCGGTAGCACGGCGTTACTTGAATTCCGTGCTCAAAAGCCTGGTGTGGAAGAAAATCTCAGAAAGCTGCGTCAACTTCGCTCGCAAGTGCAAGCCATTCTTTCCTTGCGAAAGGAACAGATTCATAGTGGGGAACTCCTCAACGACGAAAAATTTAACCTCGGCAAGTTGAAAGAAGCTCAGGAGCGTTTTGGTCTTGATGAAAAGACCATGAATGAAACAGAGCAAATGCAACAACTACTTGAAAAAGTGAACGAGGAGATTGTTCAACAGTTTGAAGCGGCTGCACTCACTGGCAAGGATCTGGTTTCAGCCGGGCGTCAACCCATGCAAAACAACTCAAATAACTGGGAAGTAATGCTTTCATTCAATGGTGAAGGTGCTCGAGCATTTGCTGAACTAACCAAATTGGTTGCTGGTACCAATCGTCTCTTGGGCATCTTTTTAGATGGCCAAGTCATTAGCGAAGCTAGTGTTGGACCACAATTCCGAGCGGCTGGAATTTCTGGTGGTTCCGCTAGCATAAGTGGTAACTTCACGGCTGAGGAAGCCCGGGAGTTGGAGGTGCAGTTGCGGGGTGGATCGCTTCCACTCCCTGTTGAGGTCGTTGCAGTTCGTACTGTTGGACCAACCCTTGGTACGGAAAACATTCGTCGTAGCCTGGCTGCCGCTCTGTCTGGCCTGGCTCTCGTTTCTGTGTTCATGGTCTCCGCTTACAGACTACCAGGGGCAGTAGCGGTTGTTGCCCTAAGTTTGTATGTCCTGTTCAACCTGGCGGTTTATGCCTTGATCCCAGTCACTCTGACTCTACCAGGAATTGCTGGGTTCATTCTTAGCGTAGGTATGGCTGTGGATGCGAACATTCTGATTTTTGAGCGTATTAAAGATGAGCTACGCAGTAGAAATACATTGATTCGATCAATCGATACAGGCTTTCTTGAGGCATTTTCGTCGATCATGGACGGACACTTGACCACATTAATCAGCTGCGGAGCATTGTTTTTTTTTGGTACCGGCCTAGTCAAGGGATTTGCTGTCACTCTCGGCCTTGGTGTTTTGCTGAGTTTGTTTACGGCGCTCACCTGTACGCGCACACTGCTGAGATTCCTTATGAGTTATCCAGCCCTTCGCTCTTCTAGCAACTTTTTACCTAATAGACAACTCTCTACTTCGTCTGCCTAG
- the rpsO gene encoding 30S ribosomal protein S15 gives MSLDTTQKQQLINNHQTHGTDTGSAEVQVAMLSERINRLSSHLQSNIHDFSSRQGLLKMIGRRKRLLSYMRSKSKQRYNETISKLGIRG, from the coding sequence ATGTCGCTTGATACAACCCAAAAACAACAGCTGATTAATAACCACCAGACCCACGGCACCGATACCGGATCCGCAGAGGTTCAAGTGGCCATGTTAAGCGAGCGCATTAATCGCCTCAGCAGCCATCTCCAGAGCAACATCCATGACTTCTCATCCCGACAAGGACTGCTAAAGATGATTGGACGTCGTAAGCGGCTGTTAAGCTACATGCGCAGTAAAAGCAAGCAACGCTACAACGAAACCATCTCCAAGTTGGGCATCCGTGGTTGA
- the rsmA gene encoding 16S rRNA (adenine(1518)-N(6)/adenine(1519)-N(6))-dimethyltransferase RsmA: MIRRRFGQHWLHDEQVLAQIVKAADLQPDDRILEVGPGHGALTKRLLASSAALIHAIELDRNLVEVLQNRFGSHPKFSLQQGDVLQASLRLADASFANKVVANIPYNITGPLLGRLIGRLDRPANPTYECLVLLIQKEVAERIRAKPGQSGFSALSVRMQLLAHCSWVCSVPPCCFQPPPKVESEAILLKPFPPEKRLESGLASQVEWLLKRVFQTRRKMLRNTLTSVIDPRRLELVAASIGINLQQRPQEVAAETWVDLARGLNLNT, encoded by the coding sequence GTGATTCGTAGGCGTTTTGGTCAGCATTGGCTGCATGATGAGCAGGTACTTGCTCAGATCGTAAAGGCTGCCGATCTCCAACCGGATGACCGCATTTTAGAGGTGGGGCCTGGACATGGTGCTCTGACGAAACGATTACTTGCTTCGTCGGCAGCACTAATCCATGCGATAGAACTGGATCGTAACCTGGTGGAAGTTCTCCAAAATCGCTTTGGAAGCCACCCCAAATTCAGCCTTCAGCAGGGTGATGTCTTACAGGCGTCGCTGCGTCTGGCTGATGCAAGTTTTGCTAACAAGGTTGTTGCCAATATCCCTTACAACATCACAGGTCCATTATTAGGGCGTTTGATTGGGCGTCTCGACCGACCAGCTAATCCAACATATGAGTGCTTGGTGTTACTGATACAAAAAGAAGTGGCCGAACGAATTCGAGCCAAACCGGGTCAGAGTGGTTTCAGTGCCTTGAGTGTTCGGATGCAGCTCCTGGCTCATTGCTCTTGGGTTTGTTCAGTTCCTCCCTGTTGTTTCCAACCACCACCAAAGGTAGAGTCGGAGGCCATTCTGTTAAAGCCATTCCCGCCAGAGAAGCGCTTAGAATCAGGCTTAGCCAGTCAGGTAGAGTGGCTCCTGAAACGGGTTTTTCAAACCCGGCGCAAGATGTTGCGCAACACGCTCACATCTGTGATTGATCCTAGGCGTTTGGAACTAGTAGCTGCATCGATTGGAATTAACCTCCAGCAACGACCTCAGGAGGTAGCCGCTGAGACCTGGGTCGATCTGGCGAGAGGTTTGAACCTCAACACTTGA
- a CDS encoding DMT family transporter, which translates to MTVCVKQLDGRIPVAEIVFVRAVISLVLTSVGLKLAGVEPWGIDRRLLLTRGITGSIALLCFFHAIETLPLAAATVLQYTYPTFTALAALVLLGESLRKRIILAVLLGWIGVVLVVQPKWLTDEVSNLPLIPVLIGICGALFTALAYISVRRLSAIEHPLVIVLYFPLISIPITLPWVIQNGVLPIGAEWMWLLGVGLFTQLGQVWVTDGLRRLPAARATSINYVQVAFAAGWGFIWFAESISIWQVCGGGLILLAAMVSLSARQ; encoded by the coding sequence ATGACTGTCTGCGTCAAGCAGCTGGATGGTCGAATTCCCGTTGCGGAGATTGTGTTTGTCCGAGCCGTGATCAGCCTAGTACTGACGAGCGTTGGATTGAAGCTGGCAGGAGTCGAACCATGGGGAATTGACCGTAGGCTGCTATTAACAAGGGGAATAACAGGCAGTATTGCGCTTCTCTGCTTTTTCCACGCCATTGAGACACTGCCATTGGCAGCAGCAACAGTCCTGCAATACACCTATCCTACGTTTACGGCGTTAGCAGCACTGGTGCTGCTCGGAGAATCCTTGCGCAAGCGGATCATCCTCGCTGTCTTGCTGGGGTGGATTGGTGTCGTCTTAGTGGTTCAGCCAAAATGGTTAACAGATGAAGTAAGCAATTTGCCTCTTATACCTGTACTGATTGGCATTTGCGGAGCGCTCTTTACAGCGTTGGCTTACATAAGTGTGAGACGGCTATCGGCAATTGAGCATCCCCTGGTAATCGTTCTGTACTTCCCGTTAATTTCTATTCCGATTACCCTTCCGTGGGTAATCCAAAATGGAGTATTGCCCATAGGAGCTGAGTGGATGTGGCTCCTGGGGGTTGGCCTATTCACTCAGCTTGGTCAGGTTTGGGTTACAGACGGACTTCGCCGTTTGCCGGCAGCCCGAGCTACATCAATCAACTATGTGCAAGTTGCGTTTGCTGCTGGTTGGGGCTTTATCTGGTTTGCAGAATCGATCAGCATTTGGCAGGTTTGCGGTGGCGGGTTAATTCTGCTCGCGGCCATGGTTAGCCTATCTGCACGCCAATAA
- the dnaG gene encoding DNA primase codes for MVNARLHPRTIEAVKERADIVDIVGEHVVLKKKGREFVGICPFHDDSKPSMTVSPTKQFYYCFSCGAGGNSIKFLMEFQHQNFSDVVLELARRYHLPIETVDGSQQKRLSQYLSRRSALQRVLALASGWFRSQLQSPAGKEAVEYLVDKRGFSPAISEVFELGYAPDQWDGLLKHMHQVERMPSELLEAAGLVVPLKHSNRFYDRFRHRVIIPIHDRQGRVVGFGGRSLDNSEPKYLNSPATEIFEKGKHLFGLDKASNAIRKNGCAVVVEGYFDVIALHAAGITNAVAALGTALSNWQITQLCRVNENKRVVLNFDADGAGIRAVNRAIDEVAQLALQGQLELRVLNLPMGKDPDEFLKDHNADDYRALLNQAPLWLDWQVEQVLADRDLESADQFQQAVSSLAALFGKLPRSAVRTHYLQRVAERLSGGRGRLALQLEEDLRQQVRGQRWHGRLKHHEQTDKLSQQERSEADLLRLYLHCPHNRVMIRQELHERELEDFAIQHYNHIWAAITEIEETNLGAGRLKAINCREDAGEGLDVLDLPQLLTDQLLLENNALISYLTPLLKLDELQQVALSDPLKYLRGTAALLERQKSLKRCRHLLETWGSQQLQTLESCIAMIIDQSNQTTDQQDNVNMEELIQSLFNDLNRDALHYQELYYAERRCLLHFDRQRCGSYAALAKNAAEMILPTVRVDGSRYLQTQDSESG; via the coding sequence ATGGTCAACGCCCGCCTACATCCACGAACGATTGAGGCCGTCAAGGAACGAGCCGATATAGTTGATATTGTCGGTGAACACGTTGTTTTAAAGAAAAAGGGACGCGAGTTCGTCGGCATTTGTCCCTTTCATGACGATAGCAAGCCGTCGATGACGGTTTCTCCAACCAAGCAGTTTTACTATTGCTTTTCTTGTGGGGCTGGGGGAAATTCTATCAAGTTTTTGATGGAATTTCAGCATCAAAACTTCAGCGATGTGGTGCTGGAACTGGCACGTCGATACCACCTCCCAATTGAGACTGTTGATGGTTCGCAGCAGAAACGATTAAGCCAGTACCTATCCCGGCGCAGCGCATTACAGCGCGTACTAGCCCTTGCTTCCGGCTGGTTCCGTAGCCAGCTACAGAGCCCTGCTGGCAAAGAGGCTGTCGAATACCTTGTAGATAAACGCGGTTTCAGCCCTGCCATTTCAGAGGTGTTTGAACTGGGATATGCCCCAGACCAATGGGATGGACTTCTAAAGCACATGCACCAGGTAGAGAGGATGCCTTCGGAACTCCTCGAAGCGGCTGGTTTAGTAGTTCCCTTGAAACACAGCAATCGGTTTTACGATCGCTTTCGTCATCGTGTGATTATTCCGATTCATGATCGCCAAGGGCGCGTCGTTGGCTTTGGTGGCCGTAGCCTAGATAACAGTGAGCCAAAGTATCTTAACTCTCCGGCAACAGAGATTTTTGAAAAGGGAAAGCATCTATTCGGACTTGATAAGGCGTCTAATGCAATTCGAAAAAACGGCTGTGCCGTGGTCGTAGAAGGCTATTTCGATGTAATCGCGTTGCACGCTGCGGGCATTACTAATGCGGTAGCTGCCCTTGGTACCGCTCTCAGCAATTGGCAAATCACACAGCTTTGCCGCGTCAACGAAAACAAACGTGTTGTGCTTAATTTTGACGCCGATGGTGCTGGGATTCGTGCTGTTAATCGAGCGATCGATGAAGTGGCGCAACTGGCGCTTCAAGGCCAACTGGAGCTGCGGGTCCTTAATTTGCCTATGGGGAAAGATCCAGATGAGTTCCTCAAAGATCACAACGCAGATGATTACCGGGCGTTATTAAATCAAGCCCCGCTATGGCTAGACTGGCAGGTCGAACAAGTCTTGGCTGACCGTGATCTGGAGTCCGCTGATCAATTCCAGCAAGCAGTTAGCTCTCTAGCTGCTTTGTTTGGAAAGCTACCCAGATCTGCTGTAAGAACCCACTACCTGCAGAGAGTAGCAGAACGACTGAGCGGTGGGCGGGGACGTCTTGCCCTGCAACTTGAGGAAGACTTACGTCAGCAAGTGAGAGGACAGCGTTGGCATGGTCGCTTAAAACACCATGAACAAACCGATAAGTTGAGCCAGCAGGAGCGTTCAGAAGCCGACTTACTTCGGTTGTATCTCCATTGCCCTCATAATCGGGTAATGATTCGCCAAGAATTACATGAACGAGAACTCGAGGATTTCGCCATTCAGCACTATAATCATATTTGGGCTGCAATTACTGAAATTGAGGAAACAAATCTGGGGGCTGGTCGTCTTAAAGCAATCAACTGCCGTGAAGATGCTGGAGAAGGCTTAGATGTCCTAGATTTGCCCCAGTTGCTTACCGATCAGCTGTTATTAGAAAACAATGCTTTGATATCATATCTCACTCCGTTGCTCAAATTAGACGAACTCCAACAAGTTGCCCTTTCCGATCCGCTTAAATATTTACGCGGTACAGCTGCGCTGCTCGAACGTCAAAAAAGTTTGAAACGTTGTCGCCATTTACTAGAAACATGGGGCAGCCAACAACTACAAACGTTGGAGTCATGTATCGCAATGATCATCGACCAATCGAATCAGACTACAGATCAGCAGGACAATGTCAATATGGAAGAGCTTATCCAGTCGTTGTTTAATGATTTGAATCGCGATGCATTGCATTACCAGGAGTTGTACTATGCTGAGCGCAGATGTCTTTTGCATTTCGACCGGCAGCGCTGCGGAAGCTACGCAGCGCTGGCTAAAAACGCGGCTGAGATGATACTGCCTACAGTACGAGTTGATGGAAGTCGATACCTTCAAACTCAGGATTCCGAATCTGGTTAA